Proteins encoded by one window of Chryseobacterium foetidum:
- the bglX gene encoding beta-glucosidase BglX: MKKLYIILTFAAFGLNAFGQKTIDQKVTELLSKMTLEEKIGQLVQYSGFEYATGPQNSNSANVLNEIKQGKVGSMLNVSGAEETRKFQELALKSRLKIPMLFGQDVIHGYRTTFPVNLGQAASWDLKLIEKSERIAATEASAYGIHWTFAPMVDIARDPRWGRVMEGSGEDTYLGTQIGLARIKGFQGKGLGNLDAIMACAKHFAAYGAAVGGRDYNSVDMSLRQLHETYLPPFKAAAEAGVATFMNSFNDINGIPATANKYILRDILKGQWNYKGFVVSDWGSIGEMVYHGYAKDNKEAAEKAINAGSDMDMESRAYMAELPKLVQKGKVDPKLIDDAAGRILVKKFEMGLFDDPYRFSNEKRQKEQLNNQENRKFGREFGSKSIVLLKNEKNILPLSKSTKTIALIGPFGKETVANHGFWSVAFKDDNQRIVTQFDGIKNQLDKNSTLLYAKGANVDDNDKSMFAEAVETAKKADVVIMTLGEGHAMSGEAKSRSNLHFSGVQEDLLKEIAKTGKPIVLMINAGRPLVFDWAADNIPTIVYTWWLGTEAGNSIADVLFGTVNPAGKLPMTFPRTVGQVPIYYNHYNTGRPAKNNTDRNYVSAYIDLDNDPKFPFGFGLSYTQFKYSDMNLSSTNLKGNQTLNISVKVTNTGNYDGEEVVQLYIRDLFGKVVRPIKELKGFEKVYIKKGETKTINFTLTMENLKFYDDALNYDWEAGEFDIMVGTDSQNVQTKKINWEK, from the coding sequence ATGAAAAAGCTCTACATCATATTAACCTTCGCAGCATTCGGATTAAATGCTTTTGGACAAAAGACAATTGACCAGAAAGTCACTGAGCTTTTGTCTAAAATGACGTTGGAAGAAAAAATCGGTCAGCTCGTTCAGTACAGCGGTTTTGAATACGCCACCGGTCCACAGAATTCTAATTCTGCGAATGTTTTAAACGAAATTAAACAAGGGAAAGTTGGTTCAATGCTGAACGTTTCGGGAGCAGAAGAAACGAGAAAATTTCAGGAACTTGCGTTGAAATCAAGACTGAAAATTCCAATGTTGTTCGGTCAGGATGTCATTCATGGCTACAGAACTACTTTTCCTGTGAACCTCGGACAGGCAGCAAGCTGGGATTTAAAATTAATTGAAAAATCTGAAAGAATTGCCGCAACAGAAGCATCCGCTTACGGAATTCACTGGACTTTTGCCCCAATGGTTGATATTGCCAGAGATCCAAGATGGGGAAGAGTGATGGAAGGTTCGGGCGAAGATACGTACTTGGGAACACAGATTGGTTTGGCAAGAATCAAAGGTTTTCAGGGAAAAGGTTTGGGAAATCTTGATGCAATTATGGCGTGTGCGAAGCATTTTGCAGCGTACGGAGCAGCAGTTGGCGGCAGAGATTACAATTCGGTAGACATGAGTTTACGACAGCTTCATGAAACCTATTTACCACCTTTTAAAGCGGCTGCAGAAGCGGGTGTGGCAACTTTTATGAATTCTTTTAACGACATCAATGGAATTCCGGCGACTGCAAACAAATATATTTTAAGGGATATTTTAAAAGGTCAATGGAATTACAAGGGTTTTGTGGTTTCAGACTGGGGAAGTATCGGCGAAATGGTCTATCACGGATATGCGAAAGACAATAAAGAAGCAGCCGAAAAAGCCATCAATGCAGGAAGCGACATGGATATGGAAAGCCGTGCATACATGGCAGAACTTCCGAAATTAGTTCAGAAAGGAAAGGTTGATCCTAAATTAATTGATGATGCAGCGGGAAGAATTTTAGTTAAGAAATTCGAAATGGGATTATTCGATGATCCTTACCGGTTCAGCAATGAGAAAAGGCAGAAAGAACAGCTCAACAATCAGGAAAACAGAAAATTCGGGAGAGAATTTGGTTCGAAATCTATTGTTTTACTGAAAAATGAAAAGAACATTCTACCACTTTCAAAATCAACAAAGACAATTGCATTGATCGGACCGTTTGGAAAAGAAACAGTTGCCAATCACGGCTTTTGGTCGGTTGCTTTTAAAGATGATAACCAAAGAATTGTTACCCAATTTGATGGAATTAAAAATCAGTTAGATAAAAACTCAACATTGCTTTATGCAAAAGGTGCCAACGTTGATGACAATGATAAATCGATGTTTGCCGAAGCGGTTGAAACTGCGAAAAAAGCGGATGTTGTCATCATGACTTTGGGCGAAGGTCATGCCATGAGCGGCGAAGCGAAGAGCAGAAGTAATCTTCATTTTTCGGGAGTTCAGGAAGATTTATTAAAAGAAATCGCCAAAACAGGAAAGCCGATTGTTCTGATGATCAACGCAGGAAGACCTTTGGTTTTTGACTGGGCTGCAGATAATATTCCGACAATCGTTTACACTTGGTGGCTGGGTACGGAAGCCGGAAATTCTATCGCAGACGTTCTTTTTGGAACCGTAAATCCAGCGGGCAAACTACCAATGACTTTCCCGAGAACGGTTGGACAAGTTCCAATTTACTACAATCATTACAATACAGGTAGACCTGCGAAAAATAATACAGACCGAAACTACGTGTCTGCGTACATCGATTTGGATAATGACCCGAAATTCCCGTTTGGTTTTGGCTTGAGCTATACTCAGTTTAAATATTCTGATATGAATTTAAGTTCGACAAATCTTAAAGGAAATCAGACGTTAAATATTAGCGTAAAAGTTACCAATACCGGAAATTACGATGGCGAAGAAGTGGTGCAATTATATATCAGAGATTTATTTGGAAAAGTAGTCAGACCAATAAAAGAATTGAAAGGGTTTGAAAAAGTTTATATCAAAAAAGGAGAAACTAAAACCATCAATTTCACTTTAACAATGGAAAATTTAAAGTTCTATGATGACGCATTAAATTACGATTGGGAAGCCGGAGAATTTGATATTATGGTCGGAACAGATTCTCAGAATGTTCAGACGAAAAAAATTAATTGGGAAAAGTAG
- a CDS encoding glycoside hydrolase family 16 protein, which yields MKFKKTIAILIGGTLVFSLLNCASNKPDSSRNLIWSDEFNYKGLPDSTKWGYDVGGDGYGNNEAQFYTKNRLENARVENGNLIIEAKKENWEKNQYTSARLLTKGKFSFQYGTVEVRAKLPKGRGTWPAIWMMSENMKEWPDDGELDIMEHVGFNQGFVHASVHTKKYNHIINTQKTDTLFVKDTSEKFHIYKADWTPEKIDVYIDDQKFFTYENKEKTYESWPFDQPYFIILNLAVGGFWGGKKGIDDSIFPQKYEIDYVRVYQKKK from the coding sequence ATGAAATTTAAAAAAACAATCGCAATTCTAATCGGAGGAACTTTAGTTTTCTCATTATTAAATTGTGCTTCAAACAAACCGGATTCAAGCAGAAATTTAATCTGGAGCGACGAATTCAATTACAAAGGCTTACCTGATTCCACAAAATGGGGTTATGATGTGGGTGGCGATGGTTACGGAAACAATGAAGCTCAGTTTTACACCAAAAACCGTCTTGAAAATGCCAGAGTTGAAAATGGAAATCTCATCATTGAAGCCAAAAAAGAAAACTGGGAAAAGAATCAATATACTTCTGCAAGGCTTTTAACGAAAGGAAAATTTTCATTTCAGTACGGGACTGTTGAAGTCCGTGCGAAACTACCGAAAGGTCGCGGAACGTGGCCCGCTATCTGGATGATGAGCGAAAATATGAAAGAATGGCCCGATGACGGCGAACTGGATATCATGGAACACGTCGGTTTTAATCAGGGGTTTGTTCATGCTTCAGTTCATACTAAAAAGTACAATCACATTATCAATACTCAGAAAACAGATACGCTTTTTGTAAAAGATACCAGCGAAAAATTCCATATCTACAAAGCGGACTGGACACCCGAGAAAATTGATGTCTACATCGATGATCAGAAGTTTTTCACCTATGAAAATAAAGAAAAGACTTATGAATCATGGCCATTTGATCAGCCTTATTTTATTATTCTAAATCTTGCCGTCGGCGGATTTTGGGGTGGAAAAAAAGGAATTGATGATTCAATTTTCCCACAGAAATATGAGATTGATTATGTAAGAGTTTATCAAAAAAAGAAATAA
- a CDS encoding enoyl-ACP reductase FabI has product MSYGLLKGKKGIIFGALNEQSIAWKVAERCHEEGAEFILSNAPIALRMGELNALAEKTGSEVIGADATSIEDLEKLFDAATAKFGKIDFILHSIGMSINVRKGKHYTEMNYDWLEKGWDISAVSFHKVMRVAYEKDCMNEWGSILALTYIAAQRTFPDYNDMSDNKAYLESIARTFGNYWGQRKVRVNTVSQSPTPTTAGSGVKGFGGFMGYAEDMSPLGNATALECADYCVTLFSDLTKKVTMQNLFHDGGFSSSGVTQKVISKYDVE; this is encoded by the coding sequence ATGTCATACGGTTTACTTAAAGGCAAGAAGGGAATTATATTTGGAGCCCTTAATGAACAATCAATCGCTTGGAAAGTTGCAGAAAGATGCCATGAAGAAGGTGCAGAATTTATCTTATCAAACGCTCCAATTGCCCTGAGAATGGGGGAATTGAATGCTTTGGCTGAAAAGACAGGTTCTGAGGTGATTGGTGCAGATGCTACATCTATCGAAGATCTTGAAAAACTTTTTGATGCTGCAACTGCAAAATTTGGTAAAATCGATTTTATCCTGCACTCTATCGGGATGTCTATCAATGTAAGAAAAGGAAAACATTACACCGAAATGAACTACGACTGGTTGGAGAAAGGTTGGGATATCTCAGCAGTTTCTTTCCACAAAGTGATGAGAGTGGCTTACGAGAAAGACTGTATGAACGAATGGGGAAGTATTTTGGCATTGACTTACATTGCTGCACAGAGAACATTCCCTGACTATAACGATATGTCTGACAACAAAGCATATCTTGAAAGTATCGCAAGAACTTTCGGAAACTACTGGGGACAGAGAAAAGTACGTGTAAACACGGTTTCTCAATCTCCTACTCCAACTACTGCAGGAAGCGGTGTGAAAGGTTTCGGCGGATTCATGGGTTACGCTGAAGATATGTCTCCACTTGGTAACGCAACCGCATTGGAATGTGCAGATTACTGCGTAACATTATTCTCAGATTTAACGAAAAAAGTGACTATGCAGAATCTTTTCCATGACGGAGGTTTCAGCAGCTCAGGAGTTACTCAGAAGGTGATCAGCAAGTATGATGTTGAATAA